One uncultured Caproiciproducens sp. DNA segment encodes these proteins:
- a CDS encoding GNAT family N-acetyltransferase translates to MELQIREMMETDWNEVRKIYQYGIDTNLATFETHCPTYADWDKAHLKECRYVAVQGDIVVGWVVLSAVSQRRVFEGVAEISVYIDGNHKNIGGGTKLLNHVVCESEKKRFWLLESVIFDNNEASLGLHKKCGFREVGYREKMGKDQYGKWRNVVVLEKRSLLDEYN, encoded by the coding sequence ATGGAGCTGCAAATCCGTGAAATGATGGAAACAGACTGGAATGAAGTACGTAAAATTTATCAGTATGGTATTGACACAAACCTTGCTACTTTTGAAACGCATTGCCCCACCTACGCAGATTGGGACAAAGCACACCTAAAGGAATGCAGGTATGTCGCCGTTCAGGGCGACATAGTTGTCGGTTGGGTGGTTTTGAGTGCCGTATCACAGCGCCGCGTGTTTGAAGGCGTGGCGGAAATCAGCGTTTATATTGATGGAAACCATAAAAACATTGGGGGGGGAACAAAGCTGCTTAATCACGTTGTGTGTGAGTCTGAGAAAAAAAGGTTCTGGCTGTTGGAATCCGTTATTTTTGATAATAATGAGGCGAGTTTGGGATTACATAAAAAGTGCGGCTTTCGAGAAGTAGGATACCGCGAAAAAATGGGAAAAGATCAATATGGAAAATGGCGCAATGTTGTTGTGCTGGAAAAACGAAGCTTATTGGACGAATATAATTAA
- the ndk gene encoding nucleoside-diphosphate kinase, with protein MERTCIILKPDALKRRLAGKIISRIEDKGYIIANAKMLRMDEALLREHYPHLADQPFFHDIVAYMVSGPVLAMIVEGENAVAGMRKIIGATNFEDAAAGTIRGDYAFSTRQNLIHGSDSVENAEIEIKRFFYTSSVNGTG; from the coding sequence ATGGAGAGAACCTGTATTATTCTAAAGCCGGATGCGCTTAAGCGTCGTTTGGCGGGTAAAATCATTTCGCGGATTGAGGATAAAGGCTACATAATTGCAAATGCCAAGATGTTGCGAATGGATGAGGCTCTTTTGCGGGAGCATTATCCGCATCTTGCAGATCAGCCTTTTTTCCATGATATTGTTGCATACATGGTTTCCGGCCCGGTGCTTGCAATGATTGTGGAAGGGGAAAACGCCGTTGCAGGAATGCGGAAAATAATCGGTGCCACCAACTTTGAGGATGCAGCCGCTGGCACCATTCGTGGTGATTATGCGTTCAGCACCCGGCAAAATCTGATTCATGGCTCTGATTCGGTAGAAAACGCTGAAATAGAAATCAAAAGATTTTTTTATACGTCATCAGTGAACGGAACAGGATAA
- a CDS encoding peptide chain release factor 3, whose amino-acid sequence MSSYVNEIKRRRTFAIISHPDAGKTTLTEKFLLYGGAIALAGSVKGKKSAKHAVSDWMEIEKQRGISVTSSVMQFNYNNYCINILDTPGHQDFSEDTYRTLMAADSAVMVIDASKGVEKQTRKLFKVCTLRDIPIFTFINKMDREARNPFDLLEEIEQELGIKTFPMNWPIGSGKEFKGVYDRNRKEIITFTANNGQREVEAAEADINDEKLGALIGEYYRKILMDDIELLDGAGYDFDLDAVRHGKLSPVFFGSALTNFGVEPFLEQFLNMTTPPLPRDSDMGVIDPFENEFSAFVFKIQANMNKAHRDRIAFMRICSGKFEKGMEVMHMQGGKKMKLTQPQQLMAQDREIIDEAYAGDIIGVFDPGIFSIGDTLCTPSKKFLFGGIPTFAPEHFTRVQQIDTMKRKQFIKGTSQIAQEGAIQIFQELGGGMEEVIVGVVGTLQFDVLEYRLKNEYNVDIRMDDLPYQYIRWIENEELDPKTLNLTSDTKRIQDLKGNHLLIFANEWSIRWAQEHNKELKLSEFGR is encoded by the coding sequence TTGTCAAGTTATGTAAATGAGATTAAGAGAAGAAGAACTTTCGCAATCATTTCTCACCCGGATGCGGGAAAAACAACTTTAACGGAAAAGTTTTTGCTGTACGGCGGCGCCATTGCGCTGGCAGGTTCGGTAAAGGGCAAAAAATCGGCGAAGCATGCGGTTTCCGACTGGATGGAGATAGAAAAGCAGAGAGGTATTTCGGTTACCTCTTCCGTTATGCAGTTTAACTACAACAATTACTGCATCAATATTCTTGATACTCCGGGGCATCAGGATTTTTCCGAGGATACTTACCGTACCCTGATGGCGGCCGATTCCGCTGTAATGGTAATCGACGCTTCCAAAGGCGTAGAAAAGCAGACCCGAAAATTGTTTAAGGTTTGCACACTGAGAGATATTCCTATTTTTACGTTTATTAATAAAATGGATAGGGAAGCCAGAAATCCGTTTGATCTTTTGGAAGAAATCGAGCAGGAACTGGGTATTAAGACGTTTCCGATGAACTGGCCGATTGGTTCCGGCAAAGAGTTTAAAGGTGTGTATGACAGAAACAGAAAAGAAATTATCACGTTTACAGCCAACAACGGTCAGCGGGAAGTGGAAGCGGCAGAAGCCGACATCAATGATGAAAAGCTGGGGGCACTGATCGGTGAATATTACCGCAAGATTTTAATGGATGATATTGAACTCCTCGATGGAGCCGGATATGATTTTGATCTTGACGCTGTTCGCCATGGAAAGCTTTCCCCTGTGTTTTTTGGTTCTGCCCTTACAAATTTCGGAGTGGAACCATTTCTCGAACAGTTTTTAAATATGACCACCCCGCCTCTTCCAAGGGATTCCGATATGGGGGTGATTGACCCGTTTGAAAATGAATTTTCCGCCTTTGTTTTTAAAATTCAAGCCAATATGAACAAAGCGCACCGCGACAGAATTGCCTTTATGAGAATTTGTTCCGGCAAGTTTGAAAAAGGAATGGAAGTCATGCATATGCAGGGCGGAAAAAAGATGAAACTAACGCAGCCGCAGCAGCTGATGGCGCAGGATCGGGAAATTATTGATGAAGCCTATGCGGGTGATATTATCGGCGTGTTCGACCCCGGCATCTTTTCCATTGGCGACACGCTGTGTACACCGTCCAAAAAATTCCTGTTTGGCGGCATTCCGACGTTTGCGCCGGAGCATTTTACCCGTGTACAGCAAATTGACACAATGAAGCGGAAGCAGTTCATTAAAGGAACCTCGCAAATCGCTCAGGAAGGCGCCATCCAAATATTTCAGGAGCTGGGCGGAGGCATGGAGGAGGTTATTGTCGGCGTCGTAGGAACCCTTCAGTTTGATGTTCTGGAATACCGGCTGAAAAACGAATACAACGTGGACATCCGGATGGATGATTTGCCTTATCAGTATATCCGATGGATTGAAAACGAAGAACTTGACCCGAAAACGCTGAATTTAACGTCCGATACAAAACGGATTCAGGACCTGAAGGGCAATCATCTGCTGATCTTTGCCAACGAATGGAGCATCCGCTGGGCACAGGAACACAATAAAGAGCTGAAACTCTCGGAATTTGGAAGATGA
- a CDS encoding bile acid:sodium symporter family protein: MENFNAFIEKWMALVTPLCLFTGVFFASQFSQILFLVPYVFAFMTFCGSLGSKFSDIGRVVQHPLPLLAALFVIHLVLPLLALTAGTLFFPQSPYIITGMVLEFVIPSAVVSAMWVSIYRGSAPFTLSVILIDTLLAPFCVPLSLHLFVGSNVQVDTASMMKDLLLMVAVPALLAMTLNQLSGGTMKQTLSPKLAPFGKIALMIVVCANSSKVAPFIRNMTPRLFAVSGSILLLAMLGYAIGWLVAALLKQKRELVISMTFSCGMRNISAGAVIAAAYFPAEVMFPVMIGTLFQQILAACFAQLLTKRYGAQNAAA, translated from the coding sequence ATGGAAAACTTTAATGCATTTATTGAAAAATGGATGGCGCTGGTTACGCCGCTCTGCCTTTTCACCGGCGTGTTTTTCGCGTCTCAGTTCAGCCAGATCTTGTTTCTCGTACCCTATGTGTTTGCTTTTATGACTTTCTGCGGCAGTCTCGGATCGAAATTTTCCGATATCGGGCGAGTGGTTCAGCATCCTCTGCCGCTGCTTGCAGCACTCTTTGTCATTCACTTGGTTTTACCGCTGCTTGCACTAACGGCGGGCACCCTGTTTTTTCCTCAAAGTCCGTACATTATTACAGGCATGGTTCTGGAGTTTGTTATACCGAGCGCCGTGGTCAGTGCCATGTGGGTTTCCATCTATCGCGGAAGTGCCCCGTTTACACTCTCTGTCATTTTAATCGATACTCTTTTGGCTCCGTTTTGTGTTCCGCTCAGCCTTCACCTTTTTGTCGGGTCGAATGTACAGGTCGACACAGCAAGCATGATGAAAGATCTTTTACTGATGGTGGCGGTGCCGGCGCTTCTGGCTATGACGCTCAATCAATTATCCGGCGGTACCATGAAGCAAACCCTTTCCCCAAAGCTCGCGCCGTTCGGAAAAATTGCGCTGATGATCGTGGTTTGCGCCAATTCATCCAAGGTTGCTCCTTTTATCCGCAATATGACACCGCGTCTCTTCGCGGTTTCTGGTTCTATTCTGCTGCTTGCCATGTTGGGCTATGCTATAGGATGGCTTGTTGCGGCTTTATTAAAGCAAAAACGGGAATTGGTTATCTCCATGACCTTTAGCTGCGGAATGAGAAATATCAGCGCGGGCGCGGTTATTGCCGCGGCCTATTTTCCGGCCGAAGTGATGTTTCCTGTTATGATCGGAACTCTTTTCCAACAGATTTTGGCCGCATGCTTTGCACAGCTGCTTACAAAACGCTACGGCGCGCAAAATGCCGCCGCCTGA
- a CDS encoding Crp/Fnr family transcriptional regulator, translating to MLVCLDPRSADYAKGGLIAQAAGPMEEIGIVLDGTIAVTKETPLGERMVLNKISPGGIFGEVAALSDFQRSPATIFALEKSTVMYVRPKKILIPCSKSCPWHTQLTQNLIHLVADRALYLNRKIDYLTIKSMRGKLCTYLYEQYQKSEKCHLILPYNRNELADFLNVSRPSMSRELGRMRDEGILSFQGDTFELLDMEQLKSFVQ from the coding sequence ATGCTTGTCTGTCTGGACCCGCGCTCGGCGGATTACGCAAAAGGCGGTTTGATTGCGCAGGCGGCGGGACCAATGGAAGAAATCGGTATTGTACTCGATGGTACAATTGCGGTTACAAAGGAAACGCCCTTGGGGGAACGGATGGTCTTGAATAAAATATCACCCGGCGGGATTTTTGGGGAAGTGGCGGCTTTGTCCGACTTTCAGCGTTCGCCTGCAACGATTTTCGCGCTAGAAAAAAGTACGGTGATGTATGTCAGACCAAAAAAAATCCTGATTCCCTGCAGCAAAAGCTGCCCGTGGCACACACAATTGACCCAAAACCTGATCCATCTTGTAGCGGACAGGGCGCTGTATTTAAACCGTAAAATTGACTATCTTACGATTAAGAGCATGCGGGGAAAACTATGCACTTACCTTTATGAACAGTACCAAAAATCCGAAAAATGCCATTTGATACTGCCGTACAACCGCAATGAACTTGCCGATTTCCTCAATGTTTCCCGCCCCTCCATGTCGCGTGAACTTGGGCGAATGCGCGATGAAGGAATTCTTTCTTTTCAAGGGGACACCTTTGAGCTGCTGGACATGGAACAGCTGAAAAGCTTTGTGCAATAA
- a CDS encoding GH25 family lysozyme: MKRKLLSLVLALAMIASFSLTAYATDTSNITSAPMTLSNTRLALRVGESASITASVMGCIMGDAVLTSSDTSVATIIGNTVTGSKLGRAVITATTSDGQTATCSVHVVMKGIDVSAWQGSISWSDVKNSGVDFAIIRTGYGSELWDQQTDAYFNANYDGATTNGIKVGVYHFSYATTVAAAAEEARMCLSILNGRHLDYPVFMDIEDKSQRVLSRELLSSIAQTFCSAIEAGGYKAGIYSSPSIFNSNLASSILDPYDKWVAHWGVDAAKYTNPYTVWQYGSATVSGISGAVDQNYSYQDYSSDGQNVIPVETPSNTPSAVTLKSDTTAPYSFGSNSSYIFKITTSSSSAPTAVSSNSSAVSVAFYQKTSGGYLYKITNVNAGTALITTSVGNSSVAFTAYGKANGVVSDTTHPFTIKRGATYQFKFTPNGTTATPKFTTGNGTVLKPVLTNKVDSSYYYKISGLSAGCTGVYSTLPNQQSVRQCIVTVA, from the coding sequence ATGAAAAGAAAGCTACTCTCTCTCGTATTGGCGCTTGCAATGATTGCATCGTTCAGCTTGACTGCTTACGCAACCGACACCAGCAACATCACTTCCGCACCGATGACCCTTAGCAACACAAGACTTGCTTTAAGAGTGGGTGAAAGCGCGTCTATCACCGCTTCTGTTATGGGCTGCATTATGGGCGATGCCGTTTTGACATCCAGTGACACAAGTGTGGCAACCATCATCGGAAACACGGTCACGGGCTCTAAACTGGGAAGAGCCGTCATTACGGCAACCACAAGCGATGGACAGACCGCGACCTGCTCCGTGCATGTTGTGATGAAAGGAATTGACGTTTCCGCATGGCAGGGCAGCATTTCCTGGAGTGATGTAAAAAACAGCGGCGTTGATTTTGCCATCATCCGCACCGGTTATGGCAGCGAGTTGTGGGATCAGCAGACAGACGCTTATTTCAACGCGAACTATGACGGAGCGACGACGAACGGTATTAAAGTAGGCGTTTATCATTTTAGCTATGCAACTACCGTGGCAGCAGCGGCGGAAGAAGCAAGAATGTGCCTTAGCATTTTAAATGGCCGCCATTTGGATTATCCTGTCTTTATGGACATCGAAGATAAATCACAGCGTGTTTTATCAAGAGAGCTTCTGTCCAGTATTGCCCAGACTTTCTGCTCGGCAATTGAAGCAGGGGGATATAAGGCCGGCATCTACAGTTCTCCCAGCATATTCAACTCCAATCTCGCAAGTTCCATTTTAGACCCCTATGATAAATGGGTGGCGCACTGGGGCGTAGACGCTGCTAAATACACCAATCCATACACCGTCTGGCAATACGGCTCTGCGACTGTTTCCGGCATCAGCGGCGCAGTGGACCAGAATTATTCTTACCAGGATTATTCCTCCGACGGGCAGAATGTAATTCCGGTGGAAACTCCTTCCAATACGCCTTCTGCCGTAACTCTTAAATCCGACACTACAGCACCCTACTCCTTCGGCTCCAACAGTTCTTATATATTTAAAATAACCACTTCTTCCTCAAGTGCTCCTACAGCGGTTTCTTCCAATTCCTCGGCGGTTTCCGTTGCATTTTATCAAAAAACTTCCGGCGGTTATCTATATAAAATCACCAACGTAAACGCCGGAACGGCATTAATTACAACAAGCGTGGGGAATTCATCCGTCGCATTTACAGCCTATGGCAAGGCGAACGGAGTCGTTTCCGACACCACTCATCCATTTACGATCAAACGCGGCGCAACCTATCAATTTAAATTTACGCCCAACGGTACAACGGCAACACCGAAATTCACTACCGGAAACGGCACTGTGTTAAAACCGGTCCTTACGAACAAAGTCGACTCAAGCTATTATTATAAAATATCCGGCTTGAGTGCAGGATGCACCGGCGTTTATTCTACACTGCCCAACCAGCAGTCGGTACGTCAGTGTATTGTTACCGTGGCATAA
- a CDS encoding FAD-dependent oxidoreductase, translating to MKSIWSESCSMPKNDSLKGDIVVDTVVVGAGMAGLLTAYLLKKEGRSVAVLEAAETASGVTKNTTAKITSQHDLIYDGMIKNFGEKSAKQYADANQKAIELFRYIISDNQVDCDFETKSSFVYSLDRVEEIRNEAKAAKKLGIDAEFTTKTDLPFEVKAAVKFSNQAQFNPLKFLKFIASDLTVYENTRALIVRDDTIITNRGRVTADHIVIASHFPFINIPGWYFARMHQERSYVIALKNAGQIDGMYIDADPDGYSFRSYGKYVLLGGAGHRTGKYPGTGCYEKLRSAAKQFFPESEEVCHWSAQDCMTWDNLPYIGRYASSTPNLYVATGFKKWGMTTSMAAAMILSDMICGRPNKNAEVFSPQRFHAAASAKNLLVDGGHSVAGLTAGLFSAPKRKCTHLGCRLHWNPDEETWDCPCHGSRYTSKGELISDPAQRGLKHD from the coding sequence ATGAAATCAATTTGGAGTGAAAGCTGCAGTATGCCAAAAAATGATTCGCTTAAAGGCGATATTGTGGTGGATACTGTAGTCGTGGGAGCAGGTATGGCAGGTCTGCTGACCGCGTACCTTTTGAAAAAGGAAGGCCGCAGCGTTGCAGTACTGGAAGCAGCGGAGACAGCAAGCGGCGTAACAAAAAATACTACGGCAAAAATTACCTCGCAGCATGATCTGATCTATGACGGCATGATCAAGAATTTTGGAGAAAAGTCCGCAAAACAATATGCCGACGCAAACCAGAAAGCGATTGAGCTGTTCCGATATATTATTTCGGACAATCAGGTGGACTGTGATTTCGAAACAAAATCCTCGTTTGTTTACTCCCTCGACCGGGTGGAAGAGATTCGCAATGAAGCAAAAGCAGCAAAAAAGTTAGGCATTGATGCTGAATTTACGACCAAAACCGATCTGCCGTTTGAAGTGAAGGCGGCTGTAAAATTTTCGAATCAGGCTCAATTTAATCCTTTAAAATTTTTAAAATTTATTGCATCGGATTTGACGGTTTATGAGAATACCCGAGCTCTGATTGTCCGCGATGACACGATCATCACAAACCGGGGGAGGGTGACTGCGGACCACATTGTGATTGCCAGCCACTTCCCATTTATCAATATTCCCGGTTGGTATTTTGCACGGATGCATCAGGAGCGTTCCTATGTGATCGCTTTAAAAAACGCGGGACAGATTGATGGGATGTACATCGACGCCGACCCGGATGGGTATTCGTTTCGCAGTTACGGAAAATATGTGCTTCTGGGAGGGGCCGGACACCGCACGGGCAAGTATCCCGGGACTGGCTGTTATGAAAAGCTCCGCAGTGCTGCAAAGCAGTTTTTCCCCGAAAGTGAGGAAGTTTGCCACTGGTCGGCGCAGGACTGCATGACTTGGGACAATTTGCCGTATATTGGGCGGTACGCCTCTTCCACCCCGAATCTTTACGTGGCCACAGGTTTTAAAAAATGGGGAATGACTACCTCAATGGCGGCAGCGATGATTCTGTCGGATATGATCTGCGGGCGCCCGAACAAAAATGCGGAAGTTTTTTCTCCGCAGCGGTTTCACGCGGCTGCATCCGCAAAAAATCTGCTGGTTGACGGCGGACATTCAGTTGCTGGACTCACGGCAGGACTGTTTTCAGCGCCAAAGAGGAAATGCACACATTTAGGATGCCGTCTGCACTGGAATCCGGATGAGGAAACATGGGATTGCCCCTGCCATGGTTCAAGGTACACCAGCAAGGGGGAATTAATCAGCGATCCTGCACAGAGAGGACTGAAGCATGATTAA
- a CDS encoding VOC family protein, with protein sequence MKAKFLHNNLNVFDLNKSVEFYQKALGLTEVRRKSAADGSFTLVFLGDGQSEHQLELTWIRDRKEPYNLGDNEIHIAFSVPDKDEAYTLHKQMGCICYENHDMDLYFIADPDGYWIEILAENRK encoded by the coding sequence ATGAAAGCTAAATTTCTTCACAACAACTTAAATGTATTTGATTTAAACAAAAGCGTTGAATTTTATCAAAAAGCACTCGGCCTTACCGAGGTTCGCCGCAAAAGCGCTGCGGACGGATCCTTTACCCTTGTATTTTTAGGGGACGGCCAAAGTGAGCACCAGCTTGAGCTGACCTGGATACGCGACCGTAAAGAACCTTACAATCTGGGGGACAACGAGATTCACATCGCATTCAGCGTGCCCGACAAGGACGAAGCTTATACCCTGCACAAGCAAATGGGATGCATCTGCTATGAGAACCACGACATGGATTTGTATTTTATTGCCGATCCTGACGGATACTGGATAGAAATTCTGGCTGAGAACAGAAAATAA
- a CDS encoding tocopherol cyclase family protein — protein MINYHALHRSHSYFEGWYFKHQNADSDIAFIPGVNFNELGEKNAFIQVITKEGSFHISYPYSEFRAWRYKVAVRIGKNIFTEKGMKIDIQNPEIECTGTVRYLSPTPIKSDIMGPFHLIPFMECNHGIISMKHDLTGSITLNKRKMDLSGGTGYIEKDWGTSFPSSYLWMQCNRFTDTSCSVMVSIAEIPFTGFHFQGCIAVVCFRGREYRFATYRGVQIVRCGETGFILKQGKYLLEAEIQPRPSQKLFAPKSGEMSRVIHESVSSSVRVRLFVDDIALFDLTSDEAGCEYVE, from the coding sequence ATGATTAATTACCATGCGCTTCACAGAAGCCATTCGTATTTTGAAGGCTGGTATTTCAAGCATCAGAATGCGGACAGTGACATTGCTTTTATTCCGGGTGTCAATTTCAACGAACTGGGAGAGAAAAACGCGTTTATTCAGGTGATTACAAAGGAAGGATCCTTTCACATATCTTATCCGTATTCTGAGTTCCGGGCGTGGCGGTACAAAGTTGCCGTTCGCATTGGTAAGAATATTTTTACGGAAAAAGGCATGAAAATTGATATCCAAAATCCGGAGATCGAGTGTACCGGAACGGTTCGCTATTTGTCCCCGACTCCGATCAAGTCAGACATCATGGGGCCGTTTCATCTGATTCCTTTTATGGAGTGCAATCATGGGATTATCAGTATGAAGCACGATCTGACAGGTTCAATCACCTTAAATAAGCGGAAAATGGATTTAAGCGGGGGCACCGGATATATTGAAAAAGATTGGGGAACTTCATTCCCTTCCAGTTATCTATGGATGCAGTGCAACCGGTTTACTGACACATCCTGCAGTGTAATGGTTTCCATCGCGGAAATTCCGTTTACCGGTTTCCATTTTCAGGGATGTATCGCCGTTGTTTGCTTTCGGGGAAGGGAATACCGTTTTGCCACGTACCGCGGCGTTCAGATTGTCCGCTGCGGAGAAACCGGATTTATTCTGAAACAGGGAAAGTATCTTCTTGAAGCAGAAATACAGCCCAGGCCTTCCCAGAAGCTGTTCGCCCCAAAGTCCGGTGAAATGTCCCGTGTTATTCATGAAAGTGTGTCCTCCAGCGTGCGGGTTCGTCTTTTTGTGGACGATATTGCGCTGTTTGATTTGACCAGCGACGAAGCGGGATGCGAATATGTTGAATAG